Proteins encoded together in one Chitinivibrionales bacterium window:
- the selA gene encoding L-seryl-tRNA(Sec) selenium transferase, which translates to MRKENKNLRSLPSVDALLKSASVAPLASRHGHAPAVFAARAVLSRIRSTLSPDGDIPLSQEIEAMVAAGICSITTPSLRPVINATGVVLHTNLGRAVLGEAVLNGMAGIIAGYSNIEFDTATGRRGDRNKHVSSLLCFLTGAEDALVVNNNAAGIVLALSTLAAGREVIVSRGELIEIGGEFRVPDIMAAAGCRMVEVGTTNRTRIADYEKAISKSTAVIFKAHRSNFSVKGFTEEATLGQCAALARKKRIPFVYDIGSGLVRKPSGLRLENEPDVASAVKSGADLVLFSGDKLLGGPQAGIIAGKKALVAKLSRAPLMRALRVGKLTMAALSAACRSYLDDGALVKNNPTFTYLSRAREETRRLAVMLQEMLNGRGIESSVEDTQGQCGGGTLPELSIPSCGVMIEKKGPRQNDSLKGIFNRLCAAERPVVAVLREGSLVFDMLAVRESELPALAEAIAAACAVEAL; encoded by the coding sequence ATGAGAAAAGAAAATAAAAATCTCAGGTCGCTCCCCAGCGTTGACGCGCTGCTGAAAAGCGCGTCCGTGGCGCCCCTGGCAAGCCGTCATGGCCATGCGCCTGCGGTTTTTGCCGCACGCGCGGTGCTTTCCAGGATAAGAAGCACTCTTTCGCCGGACGGGGACATTCCTTTAAGTCAAGAAATCGAGGCCATGGTCGCGGCGGGAATCTGCTCGATCACCACGCCGTCGCTGAGGCCCGTCATCAATGCCACGGGCGTTGTTTTGCACACTAATCTCGGCAGGGCAGTGCTCGGCGAGGCGGTGCTTAACGGCATGGCGGGAATTATTGCCGGTTATTCCAATATTGAATTCGACACGGCGACCGGCAGGCGCGGGGACAGGAACAAGCATGTGTCAAGTCTGCTTTGCTTTCTCACCGGCGCCGAGGATGCCCTTGTCGTCAACAACAATGCGGCCGGCATCGTGCTTGCGCTCTCCACCTTGGCGGCCGGCCGCGAGGTCATCGTCTCGCGCGGGGAGCTCATCGAAATCGGCGGCGAGTTCCGCGTCCCGGACATCATGGCGGCGGCCGGCTGCCGCATGGTTGAGGTGGGCACCACCAACCGCACGCGCATCGCCGATTACGAAAAGGCAATTTCAAAAAGCACCGCCGTGATCTTCAAGGCGCACCGTTCAAATTTCAGCGTGAAAGGATTTACTGAAGAGGCAACGCTCGGGCAATGCGCGGCGCTCGCGAGAAAAAAACGGATCCCCTTTGTTTATGACATCGGCTCCGGTCTTGTCCGTAAACCGAGTGGCCTGCGGCTCGAAAACGAGCCCGACGTGGCGTCCGCCGTCAAAAGCGGGGCGGACCTTGTGCTTTTTTCCGGCGACAAGCTTCTGGGAGGCCCGCAGGCGGGCATCATTGCCGGGAAAAAGGCGCTCGTGGCGAAACTCTCCCGCGCGCCGCTCATGCGCGCCCTACGCGTTGGAAAGCTCACCATGGCCGCTTTGTCGGCCGCGTGTCGGTCCTATCTCGACGATGGCGCGCTTGTCAAGAACAACCCGACGTTTACCTATCTGTCAAGGGCGAGGGAGGAGACGCGCCGGCTTGCCGTCATGCTGCAGGAAATGCTCAACGGCCGCGGCATCGAATCGTCAGTTGAAGACACGCAGGGCCAGTGCGGCGGCGGCACGCTGCCAGAGCTTTCCATCCCGAGCTGCGGCGTTATGATCGAGAAAAAAGGCCCGAGACAAAACGATTCCCTCAAGGGAATTTTCAACCGGCTCTGCGCCGCCGAACGCCCGGTGGTGGCCGTGCTGCGGGAAGGGAGCCTGGTGTTCGACATGCTTGCCGTGCGGGAATCGGAACTTCCCGCCTTGGCGGAGGCGATTGCCGCGGCATGCGCCGTGGAGGCCCTGTGA
- a CDS encoding 2-oxoacid:acceptor oxidoreductase subunit alpha, with protein MNEPRKIILKDDVSIVIAGQAGQGIQTIEELLARILRKAGHNVFSTSEFMSRIRGGSNSTELRVSSLKIATYVDRMDIFIPLDGAAVAHCEKRITQNTLILGEKESLPATHPFVDVPLLKTAMEAGGKVYASSVAVGAVCGILNVPADLVASYLTRHFASKKPDVAGKNAHAGLLGHGLGDALVKRGVVSVSLAKDALVKDELFMSGAEAVGLGALAGGCDFVASYPMSPSTNVLTFLAKHKNEFGMIVEQAEDEIAAVNMALGAWYAGGRALVTTSGGGFALMGEGVSLSGMLETPLVVHVGQRPGPATGLPTRTEQADLDLVLYAGHGEFPRMVFAPATLAAAIEATHRAFAMADKYQIPVFVLTDQYFLDSNMFTPAIDFSAYGVAKNIVKTGSDYQRYAPAENGISPRGVPGLGDGIVCVDSDEHTDDGFITEDMDQRVRMVDKRLKKNRFMAEDIMPPRLVGPDNFNNLVVCWGSNYYCVREALIRMGWGATALLHITQVHPLHAMVDVVLAKAQKIIVAENNATGQLARYLKAFTPYKVHENILKYNGMPFSVEEMMEKIEKATEK; from the coding sequence ATGAACGAGCCTCGGAAAATCATCCTGAAAGACGACGTTTCAATCGTGATCGCGGGCCAGGCCGGCCAGGGCATCCAGACCATAGAGGAATTGCTTGCCCGGATCCTGCGCAAGGCGGGACACAACGTGTTCTCCACGAGCGAGTTCATGTCGCGCATCCGGGGGGGAAGCAACTCCACCGAGCTGCGCGTGTCGTCGCTGAAAATCGCGACGTATGTCGACCGGATGGACATTTTCATCCCGCTCGACGGCGCCGCGGTCGCGCATTGCGAAAAAAGAATCACGCAAAACACCCTCATTCTCGGCGAAAAGGAATCGCTTCCCGCAACACACCCGTTCGTGGATGTCCCGCTTCTGAAGACCGCGATGGAGGCGGGCGGCAAGGTCTATGCAAGCTCGGTGGCGGTGGGCGCGGTGTGCGGCATCCTGAATGTCCCTGCCGACCTGGTCGCGTCATATCTCACCCGGCACTTCGCGTCCAAAAAACCCGATGTCGCCGGGAAAAACGCCCATGCCGGCCTTCTGGGCCACGGCCTTGGCGATGCGCTCGTGAAGCGGGGCGTGGTGAGCGTTTCGCTCGCGAAAGACGCGCTTGTCAAGGACGAGCTCTTCATGAGCGGCGCGGAGGCCGTCGGCCTCGGCGCGCTCGCCGGCGGCTGCGATTTCGTCGCGTCGTATCCCATGTCGCCGTCCACCAACGTGCTCACCTTTCTCGCGAAGCATAAAAACGAGTTCGGCATGATCGTAGAGCAGGCCGAGGACGAAATCGCGGCCGTCAACATGGCGCTCGGCGCCTGGTACGCGGGCGGACGCGCCTTGGTCACCACGTCGGGCGGCGGGTTCGCGCTCATGGGCGAGGGTGTAAGTTTAAGCGGCATGCTCGAAACGCCGCTCGTGGTGCACGTGGGCCAGCGGCCCGGCCCGGCAACGGGGCTTCCCACGCGCACCGAGCAGGCGGACCTCGACCTCGTGCTCTACGCCGGCCACGGCGAATTTCCGCGCATGGTGTTTGCGCCGGCAACGCTCGCCGCCGCAATCGAGGCGACGCACCGGGCCTTTGCCATGGCCGACAAGTACCAGATCCCGGTTTTCGTGCTCACCGACCAGTATTTCCTCGACTCGAACATGTTCACGCCGGCCATTGACTTTTCGGCATACGGCGTGGCAAAAAATATCGTGAAGACCGGCAGTGATTACCAGCGGTACGCGCCGGCGGAAAACGGCATTTCGCCGCGCGGCGTTCCCGGCCTCGGCGACGGCATCGTGTGCGTGGACAGCGATGAACACACCGACGACGGCTTTATCACCGAGGACATGGACCAGCGCGTGCGCATGGTTGACAAACGCCTTAAAAAAAACAGATTCATGGCTGAGGACATCATGCCGCCCCGGCTCGTGGGCCCCGACAACTTCAATAACCTTGTCGTGTGCTGGGGCTCCAATTACTATTGCGTGCGGGAGGCGCTCATCCGCATGGGCTGGGGCGCGACCGCCCTGCTGCACATCACCCAGGTGCATCCCCTGCACGCCATGGTGGACGTCGTGCTGGCAAAGGCGCAGAAAATCATTGTTGCCGAAAACAACGCGACCGGCCAGCTCGCGCGGTACCTCAAGGCGTTCACTCCCTACAAAGTGCATGAAAACATCCTTAAATACAACGGCATGCCGTTTTCGGTGGAGGAGATGATGGAGAAGATCGAGAAGGCGACAGAAAAATAA
- a CDS encoding radical SAM protein, translated as MTSNVLWPIDHVELTNACNFHCNFCPSDSLLRPRTSMKRPLWEKILRELGEKKLAETVCFHVLGEPLLHPELFGAIEFANGLGLAVSLFTNGSLLNEAKSRRLLKSLTRGCLGLSIQDIHPDTFGERCKNSLTWYEYLGRLRDLGKFKAAQIERHMVEDFREHAAEDPSVV; from the coding sequence ATGACGTCGAACGTCTTGTGGCCCATCGACCATGTCGAGCTTACCAACGCATGCAACTTCCATTGCAATTTCTGCCCGAGCGACTCGTTGCTCCGTCCTCGGACGAGCATGAAGCGCCCTCTGTGGGAGAAGATCCTCCGTGAGCTCGGCGAAAAGAAGCTTGCCGAGACCGTCTGCTTCCATGTGCTGGGGGAGCCGCTCCTTCATCCGGAACTATTCGGGGCGATTGAATTTGCAAACGGCCTCGGTCTGGCGGTCTCCCTTTTCACCAACGGAAGTCTTCTTAACGAGGCAAAGTCCCGGCGCTTATTGAAGAGCCTTACCAGGGGATGTCTTGGGCTGAGCATCCAAGATATCCATCCGGACACATTCGGCGAGAGATGCAAAAACAGCCTGACGTGGTATGAGTACCTGGGAAGGCTGAGAGATCTTGGAAAATTTAAGGCGGCACAGATTGAAAGGCATATGGTGGAAGATTTCCGGGAACATGCGGCGGAGGATCCGAGTGTAGTGTAA
- a CDS encoding thiamine pyrophosphate-dependent enzyme — protein sequence MDTAIYDKKNLDIAWCPGCGNYSILDTIKQAVAELGIAPQNLVVACGIGQAPKTPHYFNTNMFNGLHGRALPAATAIKAANPSLTVIAEGGDGDMYGEGGNHFIHTIRRNPGIAHLVHNNMVYGLTKGQASPTSRRGFVTPVQVDGVILEPFNPLAVALALDASFVARAFAGDIPQTKEILKKAILHKGYALVDIFQPCVTYNKLNTFKWFKDNTYYLDETHDTKNRVKAFELAIKNDKLPLGVFYVNKDKTPFEEACGAFKDDKRPLYEREIDMKKVAELTARVGKD from the coding sequence ATGGACACTGCCATTTATGACAAGAAAAATCTCGACATCGCCTGGTGCCCCGGGTGCGGGAACTATTCCATCCTCGACACCATCAAGCAAGCCGTGGCCGAGCTCGGCATTGCGCCGCAGAACCTCGTGGTTGCCTGCGGCATCGGACAGGCGCCCAAGACGCCGCACTATTTCAACACCAACATGTTCAACGGGCTGCACGGCAGGGCGCTGCCGGCCGCGACCGCTATCAAGGCCGCAAACCCGTCGCTCACCGTGATCGCCGAGGGCGGCGACGGCGACATGTACGGCGAGGGCGGCAACCACTTCATCCACACCATCCGCAGAAACCCGGGAATAGCACACCTCGTGCACAACAACATGGTGTACGGCCTCACCAAGGGCCAGGCCTCGCCCACGTCGCGGCGCGGTTTCGTGACGCCGGTGCAGGTGGACGGCGTGATCCTCGAGCCGTTCAACCCGCTCGCGGTCGCGCTCGCGCTCGACGCGTCGTTCGTGGCGCGGGCGTTTGCCGGCGACATTCCCCAGACAAAGGAGATCCTGAAAAAAGCGATCCTTCACAAAGGCTACGCGCTCGTCGACATTTTCCAGCCCTGCGTCACCTACAACAAGCTCAACACCTTCAAATGGTTCAAAGACAACACGTATTATCTCGACGAAACGCATGACACGAAAAACCGGGTGAAGGCGTTCGAGCTTGCCATAAAAAACGACAAACTTCCGCTCGGTGTTTTTTATGTCAATAAAGATAAAACGCCGTTTGAAGAGGCATGCGGCGCATTCAAAGATGACAAGAGACCTCTTTACGAGAGAGAAATTGATATGAAGAAAGTGGCGGAGTTGACGGCAAGGGTTGGGAAGGATTGA
- a CDS encoding DedA family protein: protein MLHVITHLVTTFGYAIVAAFILLECAGFPIPGETALLVAAGFAGAGKLSIAAVILTAAVASIMGSTGGYWIGRLLGKEFVERWGKYVGLNQKKVHELADFFVRHGSLTVFFGRFVGILRTYLSLFAGISKMPYLMFSAFNALGAAVWATVFGIIGFVFGQNLDEVEDFVRLFGWGALLGLAMLGCVWYLRRWVSATSPPVKVAAQYGGIRYTLRRLLYGSSLFSLRYGAPQLSRLAVTVLFTVGFIMTVCAVAFVSVAVHTLADYDPLVRFEEIVAAAADAWLSQRQSLILLSIAKIGSAASVAIGITALLVSLIIKKRLYLFTMVFALFGGEILNAFLLFLNRGDNVFVSSHLSMRLGYMLAYDNMIVPIIVFGVLAYFGVRATRQLATATTVIIGFSLPALAIVASNFLCDIHGTIEFFEELLCAIVWLWICIGLMEFIRMRRERLAVLKEIGQAPA from the coding sequence ATGCTGCACGTCATCACCCACCTCGTCACCACCTTCGGGTACGCCATCGTCGCCGCCTTCATCCTGCTGGAATGCGCCGGCTTCCCGATCCCGGGTGAAACCGCGCTGCTCGTCGCGGCGGGGTTTGCCGGTGCGGGCAAGCTGTCCATCGCTGCGGTGATTCTCACCGCCGCCGTTGCTTCGATCATGGGGAGCACGGGCGGCTACTGGATCGGCCGCCTTTTGGGAAAGGAGTTCGTGGAGCGGTGGGGCAAATACGTCGGGCTCAACCAGAAAAAGGTGCATGAGCTCGCCGATTTTTTCGTCCGCCACGGATCCTTGACCGTTTTTTTCGGCCGCTTCGTGGGCATTTTGCGCACCTACCTGTCCCTGTTCGCCGGAATCAGCAAGATGCCCTACCTCATGTTTTCGGCGTTCAACGCGCTGGGCGCCGCAGTGTGGGCGACGGTGTTCGGCATCATCGGCTTCGTGTTCGGACAGAACCTTGACGAAGTGGAAGACTTCGTGAGGCTCTTCGGCTGGGGCGCGCTGCTCGGGCTGGCCATGCTGGGGTGCGTGTGGTACCTCCGCCGCTGGGTCTCCGCCACCTCGCCGCCCGTGAAGGTCGCGGCGCAATACGGCGGCATCCGCTATACGCTGCGCAGGCTCCTGTACGGATCGTCGCTTTTTTCGCTGCGCTACGGCGCTCCGCAGCTTTCGCGTCTGGCGGTCACGGTTCTTTTTACCGTCGGGTTTATCATGACCGTCTGCGCCGTGGCGTTTGTTTCGGTGGCCGTGCACACCCTGGCCGATTACGACCCGCTCGTCCGGTTCGAGGAGATAGTCGCGGCTGCCGCTGACGCGTGGCTCTCGCAGCGCCAGAGCCTCATCCTGCTCTCGATAGCAAAAATCGGGTCCGCCGCATCGGTCGCCATCGGCATCACCGCACTGCTCGTCTCGCTCATCATCAAAAAACGGCTCTACCTGTTCACCATGGTCTTCGCGCTCTTCGGCGGCGAAATCCTCAACGCGTTCCTGCTGTTCCTCAACAGGGGCGACAACGTGTTCGTCTCGTCGCACCTTTCCATGCGGCTCGGATACATGCTCGCGTATGACAACATGATCGTGCCCATCATCGTGTTCGGCGTGCTCGCCTACTTTGGCGTGCGCGCGACGCGGCAGCTTGCCACGGCGACCACGGTCATCATCGGCTTCAGCCTGCCCGCGCTCGCGATCGTGGCGAGCAATTTTTTGTGCGACATCCACGGCACCATCGAGTTTTTCGAGGAGTTGCTGTGCGCCATCGTATGGCTGTGGATCTGCATCGGCCTCATGGAATTCATCCGCATGCGGCGCGAGCGGCTCGCGGTTCTCAAGGAAATCGGCCAAGCCCCGGCATAA
- a CDS encoding S1 RNA-binding domain-containing protein: MHTKKHDSFFDEENAETRAEKQLLNMLGTYDRPVAVNLERGAKVSGKIIKISDKYAFVEIGGKNEAVIELSELKKEDGSLSVNAGDTFEGYVVSLSGGITLSKKFSSKDSSENSLSDLIDAMKSKLPVEGKVTGVNKGGFNVKVMGQRAFCPISQIDLKRVEDPNVWLNKSLSFVITRVTEGGRNIVVSRLPLLEEDLGKVLDDLAACIEPKTVVTGAITRIMPFGLFVDVGGFEGLVHISEVSWERAEDLSKSFEPGQKVDCLILSIERNEPLRQSKISLSLKQVHANPWTTVSTTFATGQSVQGKITRLANFGAFVQLIPGVEGLIHISEMSWDRKVRHPRDVVTEGQTVTVSILRVDQEKREISCSLKDAASDPWNGIEERFPAGTAVNGTVEQSTKFGYFINLAEGITGLLPFSNISPDKKESMKVGALLEVTVESIDTERRRISLSCGVADERRNQAEVKQFLSSQKEKKSEPGDTEFGAALKLALQKKQQ, from the coding sequence ATGCACACCAAGAAACACGACAGTTTTTTCGACGAAGAAAACGCGGAGACCAGGGCCGAAAAGCAGTTGCTGAACATGCTCGGCACCTACGACAGGCCCGTTGCGGTAAACCTTGAACGGGGCGCAAAGGTTTCGGGAAAAATCATAAAGATTTCCGACAAATACGCGTTCGTGGAAATCGGCGGCAAGAACGAGGCCGTGATTGAACTGTCGGAGCTTAAAAAAGAAGACGGTTCCCTTTCCGTAAACGCCGGCGACACCTTCGAAGGCTACGTTGTCTCCCTTTCCGGCGGAATCACGCTTTCTAAAAAATTTTCGTCAAAGGATTCGTCGGAAAATTCCCTGAGCGACCTCATCGACGCCATGAAATCCAAGCTGCCGGTCGAGGGAAAGGTCACGGGCGTCAACAAGGGCGGGTTCAACGTGAAAGTCATGGGACAGCGGGCGTTCTGCCCCATTTCGCAGATCGACCTGAAGCGGGTCGAGGACCCCAACGTGTGGCTCAACAAATCGCTTTCGTTTGTCATCACGCGGGTCACCGAGGGGGGACGCAACATCGTGGTGTCGCGCCTGCCGCTCCTGGAGGAGGATCTGGGCAAGGTGCTCGACGACCTTGCCGCGTGCATCGAACCGAAGACCGTGGTGACCGGCGCCATCACGCGCATCATGCCGTTCGGCCTGTTCGTCGACGTTGGCGGGTTCGAGGGGCTCGTGCACATCTCCGAAGTGTCGTGGGAGCGCGCCGAGGACCTTTCAAAAAGTTTCGAGCCGGGCCAGAAGGTGGACTGCCTCATTCTTTCCATCGAGCGCAATGAACCGCTGCGCCAGTCAAAGATCTCGCTGTCGCTCAAGCAGGTGCACGCCAACCCCTGGACCACGGTGTCAACGACGTTTGCGACCGGCCAGAGCGTGCAGGGAAAAATAACCCGGCTTGCCAATTTCGGCGCATTTGTCCAGCTCATCCCCGGCGTGGAAGGCCTCATTCACATTTCGGAAATGAGCTGGGACAGAAAGGTCCGCCACCCGCGCGACGTGGTGACCGAGGGCCAGACCGTCACGGTGAGCATTTTGCGCGTTGACCAGGAAAAGCGCGAGATCTCCTGCTCGCTCAAGGACGCGGCAAGCGACCCGTGGAACGGCATCGAGGAACGGTTCCCGGCGGGCACGGCCGTAAACGGCACCGTGGAGCAGAGCACGAAGTTCGGGTATTTCATCAATCTCGCGGAGGGGATCACCGGCCTTTTGCCCTTTTCGAACATCTCGCCGGACAAAAAGGAATCCATGAAGGTGGGCGCGCTCCTCGAGGTGACCGTCGAATCCATCGACACCGAGCGCAGGAGGATCTCCCTTTCCTGCGGTGTCGCGGACGAGCGGCGGAACCAGGCCGAGGTCAAGCAGTTCCTATCGTCGCAAAAGGAAAAGAAAAGCGAGCCCGGCGACACCGAGTTCGGCGCGGCGCTCAAGCTCGCGCTCCAGAAAAAGCAGCAGTGA
- the galE gene encoding UDP-glucose 4-epimerase GalE produces the protein MSRILVIGGAGYIGSHVARAFLDRGDQVTVFDNLSSGCRENLFPQAAFVHGDILDVPLLSSTLRKGFDAVIHLAALKAAGESMTAPEKYSVNNICGTINILNAAAEAAVPAIVFSSSAAVYGAPRYVPVDEVHPTEPINYYGFTKLEIERLLAWYERLRGIRFAALRYFNAAGYDVKGRIQGLEKNPQNLLPIVMEVAAGMRKSMEIFGNDYDTEDGTGVRDYIHVSDLADAHLSACDCLAKNKKSVTVNLGSEKGISVAAVVEAARRITGRPIPAVVAARRPGDSAVMVASSKKAGQLLGWKPRRSDRDTLIQSTWEVYKKCIR, from the coding sequence ATGAGCAGAATACTTGTCATCGGCGGCGCAGGCTATATCGGGAGCCACGTGGCGCGGGCGTTCCTCGACCGGGGCGACCAGGTCACGGTCTTCGACAACCTGTCAAGCGGCTGCCGGGAAAACCTTTTTCCCCAGGCGGCCTTCGTTCACGGCGACATCCTCGACGTTCCACTTCTGTCAAGCACTTTGCGCAAGGGGTTCGACGCCGTCATTCATCTTGCGGCGCTCAAGGCGGCCGGCGAGTCCATGACTGCGCCGGAAAAATATTCCGTGAACAACATCTGCGGCACCATCAACATCCTCAACGCGGCGGCAGAAGCGGCCGTGCCCGCCATCGTGTTTTCGTCGTCGGCCGCGGTGTACGGCGCGCCGCGCTACGTTCCCGTTGACGAGGTCCATCCCACCGAACCGATCAACTATTACGGGTTCACCAAGCTGGAAATCGAGCGGCTCCTTGCATGGTACGAACGGCTGCGGGGTATCCGGTTCGCCGCGCTGCGGTATTTCAACGCGGCCGGCTATGATGTTAAAGGCCGGATCCAGGGACTTGAGAAAAATCCGCAGAACCTGCTCCCCATTGTCATGGAGGTAGCGGCCGGAATGCGGAAATCAATGGAGATCTTCGGCAACGACTACGACACCGAGGACGGCACCGGTGTGCGCGACTACATCCACGTGAGCGACCTTGCCGACGCGCATCTGAGCGCCTGCGATTGCCTTGCAAAAAATAAAAAAAGCGTCACGGTGAACCTCGGCAGCGAAAAGGGCATAAGCGTCGCCGCCGTCGTCGAGGCCGCGCGGCGCATCACGGGCCGCCCCATTCCCGCGGTTGTCGCAGCGCGAAGGCCGGGCGATTCGGCGGTCATGGTCGCCTCGTCGAAAAAGGCCGGACAGCTGCTCGGCTGGAAGCCACGCCGCAGCGACCGCGACACGCTGATACAAAGCACATGGGAAGTGTATAAAAAGTGTATCCGGTGA
- the selB gene encoding selenocysteine-specific translation elongation factor produces the protein MKRLIMGTAGHIDHGKTALVKALTGIDCDTHKEEKRRGITINLGFAHLTLPNGDVVGIIDVPGHRDFVHTMVAGAHGIDFVLMVVAADEGVMPQTAEHLQICQVLGIRRGLVAVNKADLVDGPGLEAVRARIREFTKGTFLDGCPLVNVSATTGAGTSELVAAIAQVASAASQRASGGVFRMYIDRIFSVSGFGTVVTGSVTGGTLRAGSPAWLLPAGKELRVRRIERYGEEVGEAAAGDRASLNLVGLSKEEFTRGMLVADRPLTGSLLLDANLRLFTGVRPLGAWSQATLIMGTFEAQARIRLLEKDHLDGGGTGLAQLHLPLPCVAQANDAFVLRASAGDITIGGGEVIDPHPLHHRRRPPQLVERLKGLAGGGLSQLIVIETAKQPSGIDHAALAETLNVSPEQVVEQIAQNPPQGIAVLPSPEKYYLVTQERRDALSAKALKSVSDFHESNPFDEKGRTAEELQGMLGLGNGPAAAEFTQVFLDSLVKEGKLRRVGHTFSLAGRSVSLSAGDAERGVRVEDMIKKCGMQTPLMSEIITSAKQRGIDEKRLRQLLQYLVSAKKAYLVEGQYLHHSIVDKCRTLLLNALIKEPKGITVAQFRDLVSGNRKICLLLYALFDSEGITERQGDVRVITDKGRKLLTVDGLQSTVK, from the coding sequence GTGAAGCGCCTCATCATGGGCACGGCGGGCCACATCGACCACGGCAAGACCGCGCTTGTCAAGGCCCTTACCGGCATCGACTGCGACACGCACAAAGAGGAAAAGCGGCGCGGCATCACCATCAACCTCGGATTCGCCCACCTCACGCTTCCCAACGGGGACGTCGTCGGCATCATCGACGTGCCGGGCCACCGCGATTTCGTGCACACCATGGTGGCGGGAGCGCACGGCATTGACTTCGTGCTCATGGTGGTCGCTGCGGACGAGGGCGTGATGCCGCAGACGGCCGAGCACCTGCAGATCTGCCAGGTGCTCGGCATCAGGCGCGGGCTTGTCGCGGTGAACAAGGCGGACCTTGTTGACGGCCCGGGCCTCGAAGCGGTGCGGGCGCGCATCCGTGAATTTACAAAAGGCACTTTTCTCGACGGCTGTCCCCTGGTCAACGTGTCCGCAACGACCGGCGCGGGCACTTCCGAGCTTGTCGCCGCCATTGCGCAAGTGGCCTCGGCCGCTTCCCAGCGCGCTTCCGGCGGCGTGTTCCGCATGTACATCGACAGGATATTTTCCGTGAGCGGGTTCGGCACGGTGGTCACGGGCTCGGTCACGGGCGGCACGCTGCGCGCCGGGAGCCCTGCCTGGCTCCTGCCGGCCGGAAAAGAACTGCGCGTGCGCCGCATCGAGCGTTACGGCGAGGAAGTGGGCGAGGCGGCCGCCGGTGACCGAGCGTCGCTCAACCTGGTGGGTCTTTCCAAAGAGGAATTCACGCGCGGCATGTTGGTGGCTGACCGGCCGCTCACGGGCTCGCTGCTTCTCGACGCCAACCTGCGGCTGTTTACCGGCGTGCGGCCGCTTGGCGCCTGGTCGCAGGCAACGCTCATCATGGGAACCTTCGAGGCGCAGGCGCGCATCCGCCTGCTCGAGAAGGACCACCTTGACGGAGGCGGAACTGGCCTTGCCCAGCTGCACCTGCCGCTTCCGTGCGTGGCCCAGGCCAACGACGCGTTCGTGCTGCGCGCGAGCGCGGGCGACATCACCATCGGCGGCGGCGAAGTCATCGATCCGCACCCGCTCCATCACCGGAGAAGGCCGCCGCAGCTCGTGGAGCGGCTCAAGGGCCTTGCCGGCGGCGGCCTTTCACAGTTGATCGTGATTGAAACGGCAAAGCAGCCCTCGGGGATCGACCATGCCGCGCTCGCGGAAACGCTCAATGTTTCGCCGGAGCAGGTTGTCGAGCAAATCGCTCAAAATCCTCCGCAGGGCATTGCGGTGCTGCCTTCGCCTGAAAAGTATTATCTTGTCACGCAGGAACGCCGCGATGCGCTGAGCGCAAAGGCCTTAAAGAGCGTTTCGGATTTTCACGAGAGTAATCCCTTTGACGAAAAGGGAAGGACCGCAGAGGAGCTGCAGGGCATGCTCGGCCTGGGAAACGGTCCGGCCGCCGCGGAATTCACCCAGGTGTTTCTGGACAGCCTTGTCAAAGAGGGAAAGCTCAGGCGCGTCGGCCACACGTTTTCCCTTGCCGGCCGCTCGGTGAGCCTTTCAGCCGGCGATGCTGAACGGGGCGTCCGCGTAGAAGACATGATCAAGAAGTGCGGGATGCAGACGCCGCTGATGAGCGAAATAATCACTTCTGCCAAACAGCGCGGAATTGATGAAAAACGGCTGCGGCAGCTTTTGCAATATCTGGTGTCTGCGAAAAAGGCGTACCTGGTTGAAGGGCAGTATCTTCATCACTCAATTGTTGACAAATGCAGGACATTGCTGTTGAATGCGCTCATAAAAGAGCCGAAAGGAATCACCGTGGCGCAGTTCCGCGACCTTGTTTCGGGCAACAGGAAAATATGCCTTTTGCTCTACGCGTTGTTTGACAGCGAGGGAATCACCGAAAGGCAGGGGGATGTGAGGGTTATAACCGATAAGGGAAGAAAGCTGTTGACGGTTGACGGTTTGCAGTCGACAGTGAAATAA